A window from Micromonospora profundi encodes these proteins:
- a CDS encoding bifunctional 3-(3-hydroxy-phenyl)propionate/3-hydroxycinnamic acid hydroxylase produces the protein MRPVQSSAHHPVQDVDVAVIGCGPVGALTANLLGARGVTTLVVERSVAPHGQPRAFSCDDEALRIYQQAGLLDEIRGETIAPPLVEYVNHAGRVFARMALSETDFGYGHAPLRFFDQPRLEQTLRTGLDRFPHVQLSLGTELVGLQQDQDGVTVLLSEVGTGQRRAVRAKYVLGCDGARSATRAAVRIPLGGASYAEPWLAVSGDVPPDAVRVRDTRFVCDWRRPAFVSPGAAGSYRLEFMLRPGETEAEMRRPDMIAALVSPYVDPDRFDVTRAVVYSFHHLIAQRWREGRVFLLGDAAHQMPPFLGQGLCSGLRDAANLSWKLALVLSGAADAAVLDTYETERRPHTVEMAQTSVRLGRVFLTRNRAAAWMRDTVLRAVQAIPRVRRFVERFEFKPVPAYRRGLMAGGRRDGVVGTMFPQPRIVVAGSPDARLLDDALGDGFAVLGPAAAVRPLSPATAGGPLGPGWRGLPVRFVAVHPAGTPVADLPEDGQPDRVDVVDVDGVLGEWLRRHHTDLVVLRPDRFVFALSTVDGIDQGGADLSAALGVPAGRPEQVVRPVPGAAS, from the coding sequence ATGCGTCCAGTTCAGTCGTCGGCCCACCACCCGGTCCAGGATGTCGACGTGGCCGTCATCGGCTGCGGGCCGGTAGGTGCGCTCACCGCCAACCTGCTCGGCGCCCGCGGCGTCACCACGCTCGTCGTGGAGCGCAGCGTCGCCCCGCACGGCCAGCCGCGGGCCTTCTCCTGCGACGACGAGGCGCTGCGCATCTACCAGCAGGCCGGCCTGCTCGACGAGATCCGCGGAGAGACGATCGCCCCGCCGCTCGTCGAGTACGTCAACCACGCGGGCCGGGTCTTCGCCCGGATGGCGCTGTCCGAGACGGACTTCGGGTACGGACACGCCCCGCTGCGCTTCTTCGACCAGCCACGGCTGGAGCAGACGCTGCGGACCGGGCTGGACCGCTTCCCGCACGTCCAGCTCTCACTCGGCACCGAGCTGGTCGGTCTCCAGCAGGACCAGGACGGGGTGACAGTGCTCCTGTCCGAGGTGGGCACCGGCCAGCGGCGTGCAGTCCGCGCGAAGTACGTGCTCGGATGCGACGGCGCCCGCAGCGCCACCCGCGCCGCCGTCCGGATCCCGCTGGGCGGTGCGAGCTACGCCGAGCCGTGGTTGGCGGTCTCCGGCGATGTGCCGCCCGACGCGGTGCGGGTCAGGGACACCCGGTTCGTCTGCGACTGGCGGCGCCCGGCGTTCGTGTCTCCCGGCGCGGCCGGCAGCTACCGGCTGGAGTTCATGCTGCGCCCGGGGGAGACCGAAGCCGAGATGCGGCGCCCGGACATGATCGCCGCGCTCGTCTCGCCGTACGTCGACCCGGACCGGTTCGACGTCACCCGGGCGGTGGTCTACAGCTTCCACCACCTCATTGCGCAACGGTGGCGAGAAGGCCGGGTGTTCCTGCTGGGCGACGCGGCCCACCAGATGCCCCCGTTCCTGGGCCAGGGCCTGTGCAGCGGTCTGCGCGACGCGGCGAACCTGTCGTGGAAGCTGGCTCTGGTGCTGTCCGGCGCCGCCGACGCCGCAGTGCTTGACACGTACGAGACCGAGCGGCGCCCGCACACCGTGGAGATGGCGCAGACGAGCGTCCGGCTCGGGCGCGTCTTCCTGACCCGCAACCGGGCCGCCGCCTGGATGCGGGACACAGTGCTCCGGGCGGTCCAGGCGATCCCCCGGGTACGGCGGTTCGTGGAGCGGTTCGAGTTCAAGCCGGTCCCGGCGTACCGGCGGGGTCTGATGGCCGGCGGCCGGCGCGACGGCGTGGTCGGGACGATGTTCCCCCAGCCCCGGATCGTCGTCGCGGGGTCGCCGGACGCGCGACTGCTCGACGACGCGCTCGGCGACGGCTTCGCGGTGCTCGGCCCCGCCGCAGCGGTCAGACCGCTCAGCCCTGCCACGGCGGGCGGTCCGCTCGGCCCGGGGTGGCGGGGGCTGCCGGTGCGGTTCGTCGCCGTCCACCCGGCCGGCACGCCGGTGGCCGACCTGCCGGAGGACGGCCAGCCGGACCGGGTCGATGTCGTCGACGTCGACGGCGTGCTCGGCGAATGGCTCCGGCGTCACCACACCGACCTGGTGGTGCTGCGGCCGGACCGGTTCGTGTTCGCCCTGTCGACGGTCGACGGGATCGACCAGGGCGGGGCCGACCTGTCGGCGGCCCTCGGCGTGCCGGCGGGCCGACCGGAGCAGGTCGTGCGGCCGGTGCCCGGGGCTGCCTCGTGA
- a CDS encoding peptidoglycan-binding domain-containing protein, with the protein MDRGPGIDYPDITHYDEDDDPGSLIGEEIEYDLGPDDDPGIDPGWEEPDDDEEGPPSLRPPVRLAPVLVCLRNEINARWPNRDRASDGWIGDTAHQATKSDHNPDQDNSVNALDVDRDGIDPQLVVRRAIAHPSTQYVIFDRTIWSRTRGFTPSRYTGSNPHTKHLHVSVSHATDLENSRRPWGIATAAPTVALKLGERVLRKGSTGGDVRELQTLANTLGAKPPLAVDGDFGSRTEAWVRDFQKAKKLTVDGLVGPKTVAALRAANKPEPAKPSTPPKPSTPAKPATPAKPQSKPPAQPRRTPGSRTLRRDATGDDVGFVQRFIGERQCGKADGKFGARTEAGVRWYQKMQGLAADGVVGPRTWRKMGVKVTY; encoded by the coding sequence ATGGACCGGGGACCTGGCATCGACTACCCCGACATCACCCATTACGACGAGGACGACGACCCGGGCAGCCTGATCGGCGAGGAGATCGAGTACGACCTCGGACCGGACGACGACCCGGGCATCGACCCCGGTTGGGAGGAACCGGACGACGACGAGGAGGGACCGCCCAGCCTGCGCCCACCGGTCCGGCTCGCCCCGGTGCTCGTGTGCCTGCGAAACGAGATCAACGCCCGCTGGCCGAACCGGGATCGCGCCTCGGACGGCTGGATCGGCGACACCGCCCACCAGGCCACGAAATCCGACCACAACCCCGACCAGGACAACTCCGTCAACGCGCTGGACGTCGACCGGGACGGCATCGATCCGCAGCTGGTGGTACGCCGGGCCATCGCCCACCCGTCCACCCAGTACGTGATCTTCGACCGGACCATCTGGAGCCGTACGCGGGGATTCACGCCGTCGCGCTACACCGGGTCGAACCCGCACACCAAGCATCTGCACGTCAGCGTGAGTCACGCCACCGACCTGGAGAACAGCCGCCGGCCGTGGGGCATCGCCACCGCCGCACCGACAGTGGCGCTGAAACTCGGCGAACGGGTCCTGCGCAAGGGTTCCACGGGCGGTGACGTCCGCGAACTCCAGACCCTGGCGAACACGCTCGGCGCGAAGCCGCCGCTCGCCGTGGACGGCGACTTCGGCAGCCGGACCGAGGCGTGGGTGCGCGACTTCCAGAAGGCGAAGAAGCTCACCGTCGACGGCCTGGTCGGGCCGAAGACCGTGGCGGCCCTCCGGGCGGCAAACAAGCCGGAACCGGCGAAGCCGTCGACTCCCCCCAAGCCGTCGACTCCCGCGAAGCCGGCCACGCCCGCGAAGCCGCAGAGCAAGCCGCCGGCTCAGCCGCGACGGACGCCCGGTAGCCGTACGCTGCGCCGGGACGCGACGGGCGACGACGTCGGCTTCGTCCAGCGGTTCATCGGCGAGCGGCAGTGCGGCAAGGCGGACGGGAAGTTCGGCGCCCGGACCGAGGCCGGGGTGCGCTGGTACCAGAAGATGCAGGGCCTCGCCGCCGACGGCGTGGTCGGCCCGCGCACCTGGCGCAAGATGGGAGTGAAGGTCACGTACTGA